The Clostridium chauvoei genome has a window encoding:
- the hydA gene encoding dihydropyrimidinase — protein MKLFDVVIKNGTIVNASDVYKGDIGIKDGKISAIAKNLENDSKEIIDATGKYIFPGGIDPHTHMEMPFGGTFSSDDFETGTKAAACGGTTTIIDFAVQPKGKTLNETANMWRQKSDNKACIDYGIHIVITDMNKNIMNEIPDVINKGYSSFKVFMTYEGMRIDDETLMKTLIKVSENGGLTCVHAENYYVIKYLTEKLLSEGKTEPLYHALSRPNLCEAEAVSRAIKMSELCNTPLYIVHNSCKESADEIKRAREEGYNIMGETCPQYLLLSTDNYKEPNFNGAKYVMSPPLRDKDNWTYMWDALKKNTLQVVATDHCPFFMNQKKMGLNDFTKIPNGAPGVELRMALMYTYGVLENNMSLSKFVEVTSTNAAKAFGLYPKKGTIVVGSDADLVVFDPNKELIVRKHILNENVDYTPYEGFKLKGYPELTLSRGEIIAKEGKYVGEDKRGKFIKRGAPKLL, from the coding sequence GTGAAGTTATTTGATGTTGTAATTAAGAATGGTACTATTGTTAATGCTTCAGATGTTTATAAGGGAGATATAGGTATAAAGGACGGTAAAATATCGGCTATTGCTAAAAATTTAGAAAATGATTCTAAAGAAATTATTGATGCTACTGGAAAATATATTTTCCCAGGGGGGATAGATCCACATACACATATGGAAATGCCATTTGGAGGGACCTTTTCAAGTGATGATTTTGAAACAGGAACAAAAGCAGCAGCTTGTGGAGGAACAACTACAATTATAGATTTTGCTGTTCAGCCTAAAGGAAAAACATTAAATGAAACTGCTAATATGTGGAGACAGAAATCAGATAATAAAGCTTGTATAGATTATGGAATTCATATAGTTATTACAGATATGAATAAAAATATAATGAATGAAATTCCAGACGTAATAAATAAAGGATATTCTAGTTTTAAGGTATTCATGACATATGAGGGAATGAGAATAGATGATGAAACATTAATGAAAACTTTAATTAAAGTTTCAGAAAATGGTGGTTTAACTTGTGTTCATGCAGAGAATTATTATGTTATAAAATATCTTACAGAAAAATTATTATCAGAAGGAAAAACAGAACCATTATATCATGCATTATCTCGTCCAAATTTATGTGAAGCTGAAGCTGTTTCTAGAGCAATTAAAATGTCAGAATTATGTAATACTCCATTATATATAGTTCATAATAGTTGTAAGGAATCAGCTGATGAAATAAAGAGAGCTAGGGAAGAGGGATATAACATAATGGGAGAAACTTGCCCACAATATTTATTATTATCAACAGATAATTATAAGGAACCAAATTTTAATGGTGCTAAATATGTTATGTCGCCACCATTAAGAGATAAAGATAATTGGACTTATATGTGGGATGCTTTAAAGAAAAATACTTTACAAGTAGTAGCTACAGATCATTGTCCATTTTTTATGAATCAAAAGAAAATGGGATTAAATGATTTTACAAAAATACCAAATGGAGCTCCAGGAGTAGAGCTGAGAATGGCATTAATGTACACTTATGGTGTTTTAGAAAATAATATGAGTTTATCTAAATTTGTTGAGGTAACATCTACTAATGCGGCTAAAGCTTTTGGATTATATCCAAAGAAAGGAACAATAGTAGTAGGTAGTGATGCTGATTTAGTAGTGTTTGATCCAAATAAAGAGTTAATAGTTAGAAAGCATATATTAAATGAAAATGTAGATTATACACCTTATGAAGGATTTAAGTTAAAAGGTTATCCGGAATTAACTTTATCTAGGGGAGAAATTATAGCTAAAGAAGGAAAGTATGTAGGAGAGGATAAGAGAGGTAAATTCATAAAGAGAGGAGCTCCAAAGCTACTATAG
- a CDS encoding DUF1097 domain-containing protein has translation MSEIFTLSLMTAILCGGWVLGCDLTGLIGFAGFAGCTTFFAAGGKKEGFKTAIFTNLSGIFWAVIMLKLSSFLGFPHAGAVMTGIVTFAMCYQSKIKYFTFIPGTFMGCFTTCAANGNWQGVLPSMLLGAVLGVLCESTGKWLYEKLGNKEKWIL, from the coding sequence ATGAGTGAAATATTTACTTTATCATTAATGACAGCAATACTTTGTGGTGGCTGGGTACTAGGTTGTGATTTAACAGGTCTTATAGGGTTTGCAGGATTTGCAGGATGCACAACATTTTTTGCAGCAGGAGGAAAAAAAGAAGGTTTTAAAACTGCTATTTTTACTAATTTAAGTGGAATATTTTGGGCGGTTATAATGTTGAAATTATCATCTTTTTTAGGGTTTCCTCATGCAGGAGCAGTAATGACTGGTATAGTAACCTTTGCAATGTGCTATCAATCAAAAATAAAGTATTTTACATTTATTCCAGGAACATTCATGGGATGTTTTACAACCTGTGCAGCTAATGGAAATTGGCAAGGGGTTTTACCATCTATGTTATTAGGAGCAGTTTTAGGAGTTTTATGTGAATCTACAGGCAAATGGCTATATGAAAAATTAGGTAATAAAGAGAAATGGATACTATAG
- a CDS encoding acyl-CoA dehydrogenase family protein, with the protein MDFNLSQEQELVKQLVKDFAEKEIKPVVIDYDEKGEFPMDIYEKMASIGLIGIPYPVEYGGAGGDYLSYAIAIEEISKVCSSLGIAHSVVTSLCSGAIYYNGTEKQKKKYLKDLLQGKKIGCFGLTESNAGSDAGGLQTIAIKDGDNYILNGTKTFITNAPLSDIFIIVAITDKTKGSKGVSAFIVEKDFPGISIGNIENKCGIRSAQVSEILIEDCIVPAENLLGKEGQGLKIALSTLDGGRIGVAAQGLGIAEGAFEEAKNYMKQRKQFGKPLFKNQHLSFKMAELEIEIEQAKYMLYKAALDKQQGKPFGISAAKAKVCCTDAAMHVTTEVVQMFGGYGYMKDYHVERMFRDAKITQIYEGTNEIQKLIISGSLFR; encoded by the coding sequence ATGGATTTCAATTTATCACAAGAACAAGAATTAGTTAAACAATTAGTCAAAGATTTTGCAGAAAAGGAGATAAAACCTGTAGTAATTGATTATGATGAAAAAGGGGAATTTCCGATGGATATATATGAAAAAATGGCATCTATAGGATTGATAGGAATACCTTATCCTGTAGAATATGGTGGAGCTGGAGGAGATTATTTATCTTATGCAATAGCTATTGAAGAAATATCAAAAGTATGTTCTTCATTAGGAATTGCTCATTCAGTTGTAACTTCATTATGTTCAGGTGCTATATATTACAATGGAACAGAGAAACAAAAGAAAAAATACCTTAAGGACTTACTTCAAGGAAAGAAGATAGGTTGTTTTGGATTAACAGAAAGTAATGCAGGTTCTGATGCAGGTGGACTTCAAACTATAGCTATTAAGGATGGAGATAATTATATTTTAAATGGAACAAAAACTTTTATAACTAATGCACCATTATCAGATATATTTATAATAGTGGCTATAACAGATAAAACAAAGGGATCAAAAGGGGTATCTGCATTTATAGTAGAAAAAGATTTTCCAGGTATATCTATAGGGAATATAGAAAATAAATGTGGAATAAGATCAGCACAAGTAAGTGAAATATTAATTGAAGATTGTATTGTACCAGCTGAAAATTTACTTGGAAAAGAGGGACAAGGTTTGAAGATTGCTCTTTCAACACTAGATGGTGGAAGAATTGGAGTTGCGGCTCAAGGCTTAGGTATAGCAGAAGGAGCTTTTGAAGAAGCAAAGAATTATATGAAGCAAAGAAAACAATTTGGAAAACCTTTATTTAAAAACCAACATCTTTCATTTAAAATGGCAGAGTTAGAAATTGAGATAGAGCAAGCTAAATATATGCTTTATAAGGCAGCTTTAGATAAACAACAAGGAAAACCATTTGGAATATCAGCAGCTAAAGCAAAGGTTTGTTGTACAGATGCTGCAATGCATGTAACTACTGAGGTTGTACAAATGTTTGGTGGATATGGTTATATGAAAGATTATCATGTTGAAAGAATGTTTAGAGATGCTAAAATAACACAAATATATGAAGGAACAAATGAAATTCAAAAGTTAATTATTAGCGGATCTTTATTTAGATAA
- a CDS encoding CaiB/BaiF CoA transferase family protein: MSKALQGVKVLDLTHAYNGPFCTTLLADNGADVIKIEPPQGDQCRTWGPIDTKSGESGFYAFLNRNKRGITLNLKTDKAREIFYNMVKDADVVVENFRGGVSKKLGVDYETLKKINPKIIYASGSGFGQYGPLSNRPCYDIVAQSMAGMVNLTGFPDSPPTKVGPSIADNVTGIYLCVGVLLALYNREKTGIGQSVDVAMLDTIFTLLENSIVTNTMTNEIPQRQGNIDPSIAPFDIYMSKDGYIAIGVGNDKLWTKFCKVMDRIDLLEDERYKTNDLRCKNYVPDLQNAVREWAKVRTKKDIENICAEAGIPCGPVLDMKEAIEHPQIQAREMMVHMEHPLIGEMYFQGVPIKLSKTPGSVDTPAPTLGQHNTEVYKEFGINEKDLENLRKQGII; this comes from the coding sequence ATGTCAAAAGCATTACAAGGAGTAAAAGTATTAGATTTAACACATGCATATAATGGACCTTTCTGTACAACTCTTTTAGCAGATAACGGGGCAGACGTAATTAAAATAGAACCTCCACAAGGAGATCAGTGTAGAACTTGGGGACCAATAGATACTAAAAGTGGAGAAAGTGGATTCTATGCATTTTTAAATAGAAATAAAAGAGGGATAACATTAAATTTAAAGACAGATAAAGCAAGAGAAATTTTTTATAATATGGTTAAAGATGCTGATGTTGTTGTAGAAAATTTTAGAGGTGGAGTTTCAAAAAAACTAGGAGTGGATTATGAGACTTTAAAAAAGATTAATCCTAAAATAATATATGCATCAGGATCTGGCTTTGGTCAATATGGACCATTATCTAATAGACCTTGTTATGATATAGTAGCACAATCAATGGCGGGAATGGTTAATTTAACAGGATTTCCAGATTCACCTCCAACTAAAGTTGGTCCTTCAATAGCAGATAATGTTACAGGGATATATCTGTGTGTTGGGGTACTTTTAGCTTTATATAATAGAGAAAAAACTGGGATTGGACAATCTGTTGATGTAGCTATGTTAGATACTATATTTACATTACTTGAAAATTCAATTGTAACTAATACAATGACAAATGAAATACCACAAAGACAAGGAAATATAGATCCATCAATAGCACCATTTGATATATATATGTCAAAGGATGGATATATAGCTATAGGTGTAGGTAATGATAAATTATGGACAAAATTCTGTAAAGTAATGGATAGAATTGACCTTTTAGAAGATGAAAGATATAAAACAAATGATTTAAGATGTAAAAATTATGTTCCGGATTTACAAAATGCAGTTAGAGAATGGGCAAAAGTTAGAACTAAGAAGGATATAGAAAATATATGTGCAGAAGCAGGAATTCCATGTGGTCCTGTATTAGATATGAAGGAAGCTATAGAACATCCTCAAATTCAAGCGAGAGAAATGATGGTTCATATGGAACATCCCCTTATTGGAGAAATGTATTTCCAAGGTGTACCAATTAAATTATCAAAAACTCCAGGAAGCGTAGATACGCCAGCACCTACATTAGGTCAGCATAATACTGAAGTTTATAAAGAATTCGGCATTAATGAAAAGGATTTAGAGAATTTAAGAAAACAAGGAATAATTTAA